The following are encoded in a window of Streptomyces sp. Go-475 genomic DNA:
- a CDS encoding trypsin-like peptidase domain-containing protein, with amino-acid sequence MTASADRGLRPQRAAEIIVALPDGARRGSGYLLAPGRVLTAAHVVRGAQDVRVRFEADRPGERVAGATVAWAHDGIDVAVLTLPENAAVPALPENAAGPALPENAALPNLPENTALPNLPENTAVAPPSESAAGPALLENAAAPTRPGQPHDDVPPVRFGGVGEQDAVLGCSAMGFPRFKLRADAAGGRFRDVEHMDARCAVLANRREGTLDLRVAAPPAEDPDPERDAWEGMSGAAVFSGGHVVGVVSRHHRREGAGRVAAGRVDRWAQALTPAERTALEALLGQDLTALPCAVPRGALGLVQEAYRAQLADLAPQRLEEREAELADLVSFCGGSDPYLWVQGPPWAGKTALAAWFALHPPRGVVPVWFFVTARDASQSDSDAYTVAVIDQLATLAGREPAATGSPTARDGERRLLLRQAAERVAQDGGTLLLVVDGLDEDQSASPGGSGASIASLLPERLPPNVRVLVTSRTYPGLPADVKGGHPLRGCRVLELAATEAARHTEHEAKFDLHRALSGDRVQRDLVGLLTAARGTLTADDLRELTGEPAFELRRRLESGFGRILRLRGDAAGGGGSGPEGYGDDLSLYTSTRGYLFAHETLLTTAQDELGPDLITYLDRLHAWARSYERRGWPAGTPLYLLQPYGRLLAFLRDADRATALAVDVRRRDRLREATGSDGACLGEIAAARETVRRAAPDDLAALAALAAAGGLVAQRNVGLHPGIPAVYARLGQVRHAIGLARTVRAPVDRARALTGVAHVLAEAGDRRAVGLATEAVGLTGRGTPQSVAARTALACALASAGRGEEVPPLVRELPWPKEGEDTERVTEALVRIAAALRDPAHVADVLELAEQVAAEAHPLPTRVRALTAVAEACSLSGRADEAARLFASVTALALRHAMAPGNLPAVAAEALREARPREAALMTSLATAWLESHEEPRDVETLRGVVRGLLLTDRVAEAGRLLNTALDSSPRLKPREWGEFRQLLAVGWARAGQVTRALRAAADNHWERDRLAKPITELLLKAGAADHLEDLLVHRAASLDWPLTELAPTALVTLAAHFVAEDRERSLRLLHEAEHGDLASALSDTWDHDERVVAFAGALAAAGRPADAERLVETVDDILGPSGYAAMAEALTRDRGRARHFAERAYHLAFNTPGPRFNHVQMSALQALACAGATQRVLDVLENPPSDRAVLHANSLDRLRVLLVEGLWPHAPDLAARWVDELLAELPGEPALTAARLVAAAGRHDPDHARRIGRLVRFRIADLDARRRTDLRHDGVLTLLTAADDPDGARHRLDLLAPRYDARTEQLPGTAVVLSLAHAALGDFEAARDMAARPRDEVERAEARTQLAAYVAGVQGPVTVHPFLGEIGDSFTFLRRLAVRLLPPPGGPDLPRARALLADSLTPDGWYMAAQVLAEIDPDALLRAKDVVFAHLGLAAESRPGQRGAALP; translated from the coding sequence TTGACGGCGAGCGCTGACCGCGGACTGCGGCCCCAGCGGGCCGCGGAGATCATCGTCGCACTGCCCGACGGGGCCCGCCGGGGCTCGGGTTACCTCCTGGCCCCGGGCCGGGTGCTCACGGCCGCGCATGTCGTCCGGGGCGCGCAGGACGTCCGGGTCCGCTTCGAGGCCGACCGGCCGGGGGAGCGAGTCGCCGGGGCGACGGTGGCGTGGGCGCACGACGGCATCGACGTCGCCGTACTGACACTCCCGGAGAACGCCGCCGTACCGGCCCTGCCGGAGAACGCCGCCGGACCGGCCCTGCCGGAGAACGCCGCCTTACCGAACCTCCCGGAGAACACCGCCTTACCGAACCTCCCGGAGAACACCGCCGTAGCGCCCCCCTCGGAAAGCGCCGCCGGACCGGCCCTCCTGGAAAACGCCGCAGCACCAACTCGCCCGGGCCAGCCGCACGATGACGTTCCGCCCGTGCGGTTCGGCGGAGTCGGCGAGCAGGACGCGGTGCTCGGCTGCTCGGCGATGGGGTTCCCCCGATTCAAGCTCCGCGCGGACGCGGCAGGCGGGCGCTTCCGGGACGTCGAGCACATGGACGCGCGCTGCGCGGTGCTGGCCAACCGGCGCGAGGGCACCCTGGACCTGCGGGTCGCGGCGCCGCCCGCCGAGGACCCGGACCCCGAGCGGGACGCCTGGGAGGGCATGTCGGGAGCGGCCGTCTTCAGCGGCGGGCACGTCGTGGGTGTGGTGAGCCGCCATCACCGCAGGGAGGGGGCGGGCCGGGTCGCGGCCGGCCGGGTGGACCGGTGGGCGCAGGCACTGACCCCGGCGGAACGGACCGCCCTGGAAGCCCTGCTGGGACAGGACCTCACGGCGCTGCCCTGCGCGGTGCCCCGAGGCGCCCTCGGCCTCGTCCAGGAGGCCTATCGCGCCCAGCTCGCCGACCTCGCCCCGCAGCGGCTGGAGGAACGGGAAGCGGAACTCGCCGACCTCGTCTCCTTCTGCGGCGGCTCCGACCCCTACCTCTGGGTGCAAGGGCCGCCGTGGGCCGGGAAGACGGCCCTGGCCGCGTGGTTCGCCCTGCACCCGCCCCGCGGGGTCGTCCCCGTCTGGTTCTTCGTCACCGCACGCGACGCGAGCCAGTCCGACAGCGACGCCTACACCGTGGCGGTCATCGACCAGCTCGCCACCCTCGCCGGCCGCGAACCGGCCGCGACCGGTTCCCCGACGGCCCGCGACGGCGAACGCCGGCTCCTGCTGCGCCAGGCCGCCGAGCGGGTGGCACAGGACGGCGGCACACTGCTGCTCGTCGTGGACGGGCTCGACGAGGACCAGTCCGCCTCGCCAGGCGGGAGCGGCGCGAGCATCGCCTCACTGCTGCCCGAACGCCTGCCGCCGAACGTCCGCGTCCTGGTGACCAGCCGGACCTACCCGGGCCTGCCGGCCGACGTCAAGGGCGGTCACCCGCTGCGCGGCTGCCGCGTGCTGGAACTCGCCGCCACCGAAGCGGCCCGGCACACCGAGCACGAAGCCAAGTTCGATCTGCACCGAGCGCTCTCCGGCGACCGCGTGCAGCGTGACCTCGTCGGTCTCCTCACCGCGGCGCGCGGCACACTCACCGCCGACGACCTGCGCGAACTCACCGGCGAGCCGGCCTTCGAACTCCGCCGCCGACTGGAGAGCGGCTTCGGGCGCATCCTGCGGCTGCGGGGCGACGCCGCCGGCGGCGGGGGCAGCGGCCCCGAGGGCTACGGGGACGATCTGAGCCTGTACACGTCCACCCGCGGTTACCTCTTCGCCCACGAGACCCTCCTCACCACCGCCCAGGACGAACTCGGCCCGGACCTGATCACCTACCTGGACCGGCTGCACGCCTGGGCGCGGTCGTACGAGCGCCGGGGCTGGCCGGCGGGCACGCCGCTGTACCTGCTCCAGCCGTACGGCCGCCTCCTGGCGTTCCTCCGGGACGCGGACCGGGCCACCGCCCTCGCCGTGGACGTCCGGCGGCGTGACCGGTTGCGGGAGGCGACGGGGAGCGACGGCGCCTGTCTCGGGGAGATCGCGGCGGCACGGGAGACCGTCCGGCGGGCCGCCCCCGACGACCTGGCGGCCCTGGCCGCGCTCGCGGCGGCGGGGGGCCTGGTGGCGCAGCGCAATGTGGGGCTGCACCCCGGCATCCCGGCGGTCTACGCCCGCCTCGGGCAGGTCCGGCACGCCATCGGACTGGCCCGCACGGTCCGCGCGCCGGTGGACCGGGCGCGGGCCCTGACCGGCGTGGCCCACGTGCTGGCGGAGGCGGGGGACCGGCGGGCGGTGGGCCTGGCGACGGAGGCGGTGGGGCTGACCGGGCGAGGGACACCGCAGAGCGTGGCGGCACGAACGGCGCTGGCCTGCGCGCTGGCATCGGCCGGCCGGGGAGAGGAGGTGCCGCCCCTGGTCCGTGAACTGCCGTGGCCGAAGGAGGGCGAGGACACCGAACGCGTCACGGAGGCGCTGGTGAGGATCGCCGCCGCGCTGCGGGACCCGGCGCACGTGGCCGACGTGCTGGAACTGGCCGAGCAGGTCGCCGCGGAAGCGCACCCCCTGCCCACGCGCGTCCGGGCGCTGACGGCGGTCGCCGAGGCCTGCTCGCTCAGCGGCCGCGCCGACGAGGCGGCACGTCTCTTCGCGTCGGTCACCGCACTGGCCCTGCGCCACGCGATGGCCCCGGGGAACCTCCCCGCCGTCGCCGCGGAGGCACTGCGCGAGGCCCGCCCGCGCGAGGCCGCGCTCATGACCTCGCTGGCCACGGCATGGCTGGAGAGCCACGAGGAACCGCGCGACGTGGAGACGCTCCGGGGCGTGGTGCGGGGACTGCTGCTCACGGACCGGGTGGCGGAGGCCGGGCGGCTCCTGAACACCGCGCTGGACTCGTCGCCGCGCCTGAAGCCCCGGGAGTGGGGCGAGTTCCGGCAGCTGCTGGCCGTGGGATGGGCGCGTGCCGGGCAGGTGACGCGAGCCCTGAGGGCCGCGGCGGACAACCACTGGGAGCGTGACCGCCTCGCCAAGCCCATCACCGAGCTCCTGCTGAAGGCCGGTGCCGCCGACCATCTGGAGGACCTGCTCGTCCACCGGGCGGCCTCGCTGGACTGGCCGCTGACGGAGTTGGCCCCCACGGCACTGGTCACGCTCGCCGCGCACTTCGTCGCCGAGGACCGCGAACGGTCCCTGCGGCTGCTCCACGAGGCGGAGCACGGAGACCTCGCGTCGGCCCTGTCGGACACCTGGGACCACGACGAGCGCGTGGTCGCCTTCGCCGGTGCGCTCGCCGCGGCGGGCCGGCCCGCCGACGCCGAGCGGCTCGTGGAGACGGTCGACGACATCCTGGGTCCTTCCGGGTATGCCGCGATGGCGGAGGCCCTCACGCGCGACCGGGGCCGGGCCCGGCACTTCGCCGAGCGCGCGTACCACCTGGCGTTCAATACTCCGGGCCCGCGCTTCAACCACGTCCAGATGTCCGCCCTCCAGGCCCTGGCGTGCGCGGGGGCCACGCAACGAGTCCTCGACGTCCTGGAGAACCCTCCCTCCGACCGGGCCGTGCTGCACGCGAACAGCCTTGACCGGCTCAGGGTGCTGCTGGTCGAGGGCCTGTGGCCGCACGCCCCGGACCTGGCCGCGCGATGGGTGGACGAACTGCTGGCCGAGCTGCCCGGAGAACCCGCGCTGACCGCCGCCCGACTCGTCGCCGCGGCGGGACGCCACGACCCCGACCACGCCCGGCGCATCGGACGGCTCGTCCGGTTCCGGATCGCGGACCTCGACGCCCGGCGGCGGACCGACCTCCGCCACGACGGCGTGCTCACCCTGCTCACGGCGGCGGACGATCCGGACGGCGCCCGTCACCGCCTCGACCTGCTGGCACCGCGGTACGACGCCCGTACCGAGCAACTCCCCGGAACAGCGGTCGTGCTGTCACTGGCCCACGCGGCGCTCGGCGACTTCGAGGCTGCCCGCGACATGGCCGCACGCCCGAGGGACGAGGTGGAGCGAGCGGAGGCACGCACCCAACTCGCCGCGTACGTCGCGGGTGTCCAGGGCCCGGTGACGGTCCATCCGTTCCTCGGAGAGATCGGGGACAGCTTCACCTTCCTGCGCCGCCTGGCCGTCCGCCTCCTGCCACCCCCGGGCGGCCCGGACCTCCCGCGCGCACGCGCCCTCCTGGCGGACTCCCTCACCCCCGACGGCTGGTACATGGCGGCCCAGGTCCTCGCGGAGATCGACCCGGACGCCCTCCTGCGCGCCAAGGACGTCGTCTTCGCCCACCTGGGTCTCGCCGCCGAGAGCCGGCCAGGACAGCGGGGCGCGGCACTCCCCTAA
- a CDS encoding trypco2 family protein — MIELADMIRELREQLTTALTDGDGRMLRFEAGPVEIEATVAVTREGGGDAKVRLWVVDAGANGKFSQAETQRVTLTLTPKVVPPGGGRAETAMITGDEVDGER; from the coding sequence GTGATCGAACTGGCCGACATGATCCGTGAGTTGCGTGAGCAGCTGACCACCGCGCTGACGGACGGCGACGGCAGGATGCTGCGCTTCGAAGCGGGCCCCGTGGAGATCGAGGCGACCGTCGCCGTCACGCGCGAGGGCGGCGGCGACGCCAAGGTGCGGCTGTGGGTGGTCGACGCGGGGGCCAACGGCAAATTCAGCCAGGCCGAGACCCAGCGGGTCACGCTGACGCTCACGCCGAAGGTGGTGCCGCCGGGCGGGGGCCGGGCGGAGACCGCGATGATCACGGGTGACGAGGTTGACGGCGAGCGCTGA
- a CDS encoding glycoside hydrolase family 36 protein produces MHHRFTPLASVPVDVRTGRVHEEGWQSWSPSGAYGLRGTPYRPTNDNWATVCYRPGVTVPAGTFQGEGLLALDPGDGSPARLWAAAEPTREVPSIRLAVRDGVAEVGADGPVKEWTGPDIQSVLGEWARGLGLDAPRPAPTAWCSWYEYFTAVTEDDIHENLRAMDTLDLPIDVVQIDDGYQQALGDWLTLSGRFRSRAGIAEKIRARGRRAGIWTAPFLVDPASDLAAEHPDWLVRDTSGGFAHAGRNWGHDLRVLDTTHPDAAAYLTEVFTTLRAEGYDYFKVDFLYAGALDGVRHADTDALTAYRSGIRLIREAIGAEAYLLGCGAPLLPSIGLFDAMRVSPDTAPHRRPEADDYSQPGQAPAEFTGAARQWQHGRLWTNDPDCLMARPAVETREQWAAHVESTGGLMASSDRLLSLDPWGVETTRRLLTKGAAACSI; encoded by the coding sequence GTGCACCACCGCTTCACTCCGCTGGCCTCCGTGCCGGTGGACGTCCGCACCGGCCGCGTCCACGAGGAGGGCTGGCAGTCCTGGAGCCCCAGCGGCGCCTACGGCCTCCGCGGAACCCCGTACCGCCCGACCAACGACAACTGGGCGACCGTCTGTTACCGCCCCGGCGTCACCGTCCCCGCCGGCACCTTCCAGGGCGAGGGCCTGCTCGCGCTCGATCCCGGCGACGGCTCCCCGGCCCGGCTGTGGGCGGCGGCCGAGCCGACGCGCGAGGTGCCGTCGATCCGGCTCGCCGTACGGGACGGGGTCGCGGAGGTCGGCGCGGACGGCCCGGTGAAGGAGTGGACGGGCCCGGACATCCAGTCGGTGCTGGGCGAGTGGGCCCGCGGCCTCGGACTCGACGCCCCGCGCCCGGCACCGACCGCATGGTGCTCCTGGTACGAGTACTTCACGGCCGTCACCGAGGACGACATCCACGAGAACCTCCGCGCGATGGACACCCTCGATCTGCCCATCGACGTCGTCCAGATCGACGACGGCTACCAGCAGGCCCTCGGTGACTGGCTCACCCTCTCCGGCCGCTTCCGCTCCCGCGCCGGAATCGCCGAGAAGATCCGCGCGCGGGGCCGCCGCGCGGGCATCTGGACGGCCCCGTTCCTCGTCGACCCGGCGAGCGACCTGGCCGCCGAGCACCCCGACTGGCTGGTCCGCGACACCAGCGGCGGCTTCGCGCACGCCGGCCGCAACTGGGGCCACGACCTGCGCGTCCTGGACACCACACACCCCGACGCCGCCGCGTACCTGACCGAGGTCTTCACCACCCTGCGCGCCGAGGGCTACGACTACTTCAAGGTCGACTTCCTCTACGCGGGCGCCCTGGACGGCGTACGCCACGCCGACACCGACGCGCTCACGGCCTACCGCTCCGGCATCCGCCTGATCCGCGAGGCGATCGGCGCCGAGGCGTACCTCCTGGGCTGCGGGGCGCCCCTCCTGCCCTCCATCGGCCTGTTCGACGCGATGCGCGTCAGCCCGGACACGGCCCCGCACCGCCGCCCCGAGGCCGACGACTACTCCCAACCGGGTCAGGCGCCCGCGGAGTTCACCGGCGCGGCCCGCCAGTGGCAGCACGGCCGCCTCTGGACCAACGACCCCGACTGCCTGATGGCCCGCCCGGCCGTCGAGACGCGCGAGCAGTGGGCGGCCCACGTGGAGTCCACCGGCGGACTGATGGCCTCCAGCGACCGCCTGCTCTCCCTGGACCCGTGGGGCGTGGAGACCACGCGCCGTCTCCTCACGAAGGGCGCGGCCGCTTGTAGCATCTGA
- a CDS encoding carbohydrate ABC transporter permease, with the protein MSTVTGAASLKQRTPVRPARILLHTFLIVTALAWLAPLLWAIFAALRPYSETSAKGYVSWPDKLSFDNFTNAFEQSDMIHYFGNTVLIAVPAVLLTLFLSSCVAFYVSRFDFRVNLFLLLVFTAGNLLPQQVIITPLYRLYLLIDLPGITMSGKLYDSALGLVLIHVAFQSGFCAFVLSNYMRSLPHELTEAALVDGASVWRLYWQIVLPLCKPAMAALATLLSIWIYNDFFWALVLISTGENMPITSALNNLSGQYFTDPNLVAAGSLLTAIPTLIVYFALQRQFVSGLTLGANKG; encoded by the coding sequence ATGAGCACCGTCACCGGCGCCGCTTCGCTCAAGCAGCGCACCCCCGTCCGCCCCGCCCGGATCCTGCTGCACACCTTCCTGATCGTCACGGCTCTGGCCTGGCTGGCACCCCTGCTGTGGGCCATCTTCGCCGCGCTGCGCCCGTACAGCGAGACATCCGCCAAGGGCTACGTCTCCTGGCCCGACAAGCTCAGCTTCGACAACTTCACGAACGCCTTCGAGCAGTCGGACATGATCCACTACTTCGGGAACACAGTGCTCATCGCGGTCCCGGCCGTGCTGCTCACGCTGTTCCTGTCGTCGTGCGTCGCGTTCTACGTCAGCCGCTTCGACTTCCGGGTCAACCTGTTCCTGCTGCTGGTGTTCACCGCCGGCAACCTGCTCCCGCAGCAGGTCATCATCACCCCGCTGTACCGGCTGTACCTGCTGATCGACCTGCCCGGCATCACGATGAGCGGCAAGCTCTACGACTCCGCGCTCGGCCTCGTGCTCATCCACGTGGCGTTCCAGTCCGGCTTCTGCGCCTTCGTGCTGAGCAACTACATGCGCTCCCTGCCCCACGAACTGACCGAGGCGGCCCTCGTCGACGGCGCCTCGGTGTGGCGGCTGTACTGGCAGATCGTGCTGCCGCTGTGCAAGCCCGCGATGGCCGCCCTGGCGACGCTGTTGTCCATCTGGATCTACAACGACTTCTTCTGGGCGCTCGTCCTGATCTCCACCGGCGAGAACATGCCGATCACCTCCGCGCTGAACAACCTCTCCGGCCAGTACTTCACCGACCCCAACCTGGTCGCCGCCGGCTCCCTGCTCACCGCGATCCCCACGCTGATCGTGTACTTCGCCCTCCAGCGCCAGTTCGTCAGCGGCCTCACGCTCGGCGCCAACAAGGGCTGA
- a CDS encoding sugar ABC transporter permease, with protein sequence MTATPAQVPETAATPAPGPAPASQPAKVPHGHRRLLTRRDRITLGLMAGVPTILHVALVWVTALASIALAFTTWDGIGFDSIKWVGLQNFRDLFTSNPQFWPAVEHNVIWFVVLICIPTPLGLFLAVQLDKRIRFSRVYQTAFFLPVVISMACIGFVWQLVYNPDTGLINSLIGANKPGHYIDWIGDPDLNLWAILVAASWRHTGYMMILYLAGLKSVDPSLREASALDGANEWQTFKNVIFPTLRPTNTVVLVVTIIEALRAFDLVFVFNKGAQGTELLSILVTNNIIGESSRIGYGSAIAVVLLVISLAVIIPYLIATFRKERSA encoded by the coding sequence ATGACTGCCACCCCCGCCCAGGTCCCGGAGACGGCTGCCACGCCGGCTCCGGGGCCTGCCCCCGCGTCCCAGCCCGCCAAGGTGCCGCACGGGCACCGGCGCCTGCTGACCCGCCGTGACCGCATCACGCTCGGTTTGATGGCGGGCGTACCCACGATCCTGCACGTCGCCCTGGTGTGGGTGACGGCCCTCGCGTCGATCGCGCTGGCCTTCACCACCTGGGACGGCATCGGCTTCGACTCCATCAAGTGGGTCGGCCTGCAGAACTTCCGTGACCTGTTCACCAGCAACCCGCAGTTCTGGCCGGCCGTCGAGCACAACGTCATCTGGTTCGTCGTGCTCATCTGCATCCCCACGCCGCTGGGGCTGTTCCTGGCCGTGCAGCTGGACAAGAGGATCCGCTTCAGCCGGGTCTACCAGACGGCGTTCTTCCTGCCGGTCGTCATCTCCATGGCCTGCATCGGTTTCGTCTGGCAGCTGGTCTACAACCCCGACACGGGCCTGATCAACAGCCTGATCGGGGCGAACAAGCCCGGCCACTACATCGACTGGATCGGCGACCCCGACCTCAACCTGTGGGCCATCCTGGTCGCCGCGTCCTGGCGCCACACGGGGTACATGATGATCCTCTACCTGGCCGGCCTGAAGAGCGTCGACCCCTCGCTGCGGGAAGCCTCGGCGCTGGACGGGGCGAACGAGTGGCAGACGTTCAAGAACGTCATCTTCCCCACCCTGCGCCCCACCAACACCGTCGTGCTGGTCGTGACGATCATCGAGGCGCTGCGCGCCTTCGACCTGGTCTTCGTCTTCAACAAGGGCGCCCAGGGCACCGAGCTGCTCTCCATCCTGGTGACGAACAACATCATCGGTGAGTCCAGCCGCATCGGCTACGGCTCCGCGATCGCGGTCGTGCTGCTGGTGATCTCCCTGGCCGTGATCATCCCCTACCTGATCGCCACCTTCCGGAAGGAGCGGAGCGCATGA
- a CDS encoding ABC transporter substrate-binding protein, with product MHDLSLSGTSLSAPGRRTVLRGIGGAALLGAGIPLLSACGGSGSAADPKTVSLGSNSSDAVPKKAFAEIYAAFTKKSGIKVDVNTKDHNTFQEQINSYLQGTPDDVFTWFAGYRMQFFAAKKLASPIDDVWQKIGGNFPDAMKKLSQGADGKYYFVPLYTYPWAVFYRKSVFAQHGYKVPEKWDDLVALCKQMKKDGLVPIAFGDKDAWPAMGTFDQINFRLNGYDFHVELMAGKAAWTDAKVRKVFDLWAELLPYHQEGAVGRTWQDAAQTLVAKKAGMYVLGTFVAQQFTNKADLDDLDFFAFPEIDAQFGQDTVEAPTDGFMLSKAPKNHSGAVKLLEYLGTPEAEQIYLKADSSVVAASTKADTSSYTPLQKKAYEMISGAKSLTQFMDRDSRPDFTSTVMQPQLQAFIRNPKSIDSILSSIERQKKQIFASS from the coding sequence ATGCACGACCTCTCCCTCTCCGGAACCTCCCTCTCCGCTCCCGGCCGCCGCACCGTACTGCGCGGCATAGGCGGTGCGGCCCTGCTCGGCGCGGGCATACCGCTGCTGTCCGCGTGTGGCGGCAGCGGCTCGGCCGCCGATCCGAAGACGGTCAGCCTGGGCTCCAACTCGTCGGACGCCGTGCCGAAGAAGGCGTTCGCGGAGATCTACGCGGCCTTCACGAAGAAGTCCGGGATCAAGGTCGACGTCAACACCAAGGACCACAACACGTTCCAGGAGCAGATCAACTCGTATCTGCAGGGCACGCCGGACGACGTGTTCACGTGGTTCGCCGGCTACCGGATGCAGTTCTTCGCGGCCAAGAAGCTGGCCTCCCCGATCGACGACGTGTGGCAGAAGATCGGCGGGAACTTCCCCGACGCGATGAAGAAGCTCAGCCAGGGCGCGGACGGCAAGTACTACTTCGTGCCGCTGTACACGTACCCGTGGGCGGTGTTCTACCGCAAGAGCGTCTTCGCCCAGCACGGCTACAAGGTCCCGGAGAAGTGGGACGACCTGGTGGCGCTGTGCAAGCAGATGAAGAAGGACGGGCTGGTCCCGATCGCGTTCGGCGACAAGGACGCCTGGCCGGCGATGGGCACGTTCGACCAGATCAACTTCCGTCTCAACGGCTACGACTTCCACGTCGAGCTGATGGCCGGCAAGGCCGCCTGGACGGACGCCAAGGTGCGCAAGGTCTTCGACCTGTGGGCGGAGCTGCTGCCCTACCACCAGGAGGGCGCGGTGGGGCGTACCTGGCAGGACGCGGCGCAGACGCTGGTGGCGAAGAAGGCGGGCATGTACGTGCTGGGTACGTTCGTCGCCCAGCAGTTCACCAACAAGGCCGACCTGGACGACCTGGACTTCTTCGCCTTCCCGGAGATCGACGCGCAGTTCGGTCAGGACACCGTCGAGGCCCCGACCGACGGCTTCATGCTCTCCAAGGCCCCCAAGAACCACTCCGGTGCGGTGAAGCTGCTGGAGTACCTGGGCACGCCGGAGGCCGAGCAGATCTACCTCAAGGCCGACTCCAGCGTGGTGGCCGCCTCCACCAAGGCCGACACCTCCTCCTACACCCCGCTGCAGAAGAAGGCGTACGAGATGATCTCGGGCGCCAAGAGCCTGACGCAGTTCATGGACCGCGACTCCCGGCCGGACTTCACCTCCACGGTGATGCAGCCGCAGCTGCAGGCCTTCATCCGCAATCCGAAGAGCATCGACAGCATCCTGTCGTCGATCGAGCGCCAGAAGAAGCAGATCTTCGCCTCCTCGTGA